One region of Pygocentrus nattereri isolate fPygNat1 chromosome 14, fPygNat1.pri, whole genome shotgun sequence genomic DNA includes:
- the nr1d1 gene encoding nuclear receptor subfamily 1 group D member 1 isoform X1, which yields MTILDDKMTTTMDTNNNTGGVISYIGSCGGSPNRTSPVSMYSENSNSSSLSLTQPCFGSSFPPSPNGSHDSSRMYTSSSSSSSSGSGEDGNSSCSGGSPRGRDEGTNARNSPNKSVATLTKLNGMVLLCKVCGDVASGFHYGVHACEGCKGFFRRSIQQNIQYKKCLKNETCTIMRINRNRCQQCRFKKCLSVGMSRDAVRFGRIPKREKQRMLAEMQSAMNNMVNNQLQSEFQLASIKSATPSSSSSSSSSPCPGLTVAPQPQPPAVPIAPSPSPPAPASPLAQPAQSPPLIATSPPPCHSPGVDTTITAITRAHRETFVYAHDKLGPAIRPHNNVDLGDQIGNRCSAGYHVNGHNTVYHNNNAGLQCNGFEVAPDNGHNLQSSPVSIQHHQGIPHQNNGRRLHNNNFFGDHQGKETSNNIQSQNCPWKNRKDILLACPMNMHPQADPNKTPQEIWEDFSLSFTPAVREVVEFAKHIPGFSSLSQNDQVTLLKAGTFEVLMVRFASLFNVKEKTVTFISGTTYSLEALKNMGMGDLLGTMFDFSEKLNALELSPEELGLFTAVVLVSADRSGIENINSVEMLQESLIRALRALVSKSAPGDASRFTKLLLKLPDLRTLNNMHSEKLLSFRIDA from the exons ATGACGATACTGGATGACAAAATGACGACCACCATGGACACGAACAACAACACAG GGGGAGTAATCTCATACATCGGCTCATGTGGAGGCTCCCCAAACCGCACCAGCCCAGTATCAATGTACAGTGAGAATTCCAACAGCAGTTCTCTGTCACTGACGCAGCCGTGCTTCGGCTCATCTTTCCCACCTTCTCCCAATGGCTCCCATGATTCTTCACGCATGtacaccagcagcagcagcagcagcagctctggcTCTGGCGAGGATGGGAACTCATCATGCTCGGGAGGATCCCCAAGGGGTCGCGATGAAGGCACCAATGCACGCAACTCACCTAACAAATCAGTTGCTACGCTTACAA AGCTGAATGGGATGGTGTTACTCTGTAAGGTCTGCGGAGATGTGGCTTCAGGTTTTCACTACGGTGTCCATGCTTGTGAAGGCTGCAAG GGGTTCTTCCGTCGGAGCATCCAGCAAAACATTCAGTACAAAAAGTGCCTGAAGAATGAGACCTGTACTATTATGAGGATCAACCGCAATCGCTGTCAGCAGTGCCGTTTCAAGAAGTGCTTGTCTGTGGGCATGTCTCGGGATG ctGTCCGTTTCGGCCGCATCCCAAAACGTGAAAAGCAGCGCATGCTGGCTGAGATGCAGAGTGCCATGAATAACATGGTGAATAACCAGCTGCAGAGTGAATTCCAGCTGGCTAGTATCAAATCTGCCACCCCATCCTCTTCGTCATCTTCATCCTCATCACCCTGTCCAGGTCTAACTGTGGCCCCTCAGCCCCAGCCTCCTGCTGTGCCTATTGCGCCTTCCCCCTCCCCTCCTGCCCCTGCCTCCCCTCTAGCTCAGCCAGCTCAGAGCCCTCCTCTGATTGCCACATCCCCACCTCCATGCCACAGCCCTGGGGTGGACACCACCATAACTGCTATCACCCGAGCCCACCGTGAGACCTTTGTCTATGCTCACGATAAGCTAGGCCCAGCAATACGACCCCACAATAATGTTGATCTGGGTGACCAAATTGGCAATCGTTGCTCAGCTGGCTACCATGTTAATGGCCACAATACAGTCTACCACAATAATAATGCAGGCCTGCAGTGCAATGGCTTCGAAGTGGCACCTGATAATGGACATAACCTCCAATCCTCACCAGTTTCCATTCAGCACCATCAGGGGATACCACACCAGAACAATGGGCGACGCCTCCACAACAACAATTTCTTTGGGGATCATCAAGGCAAAGAGACCAGCAACAATATCCAGTCGCAAAACTGCCCATGGAAGAACCGCAAGGACATTCTTCTC GCTTGTCCAATGAATATGCATCCTCAGGCAGATCCTAACAAGACACCTCAGGAGATCTGGGAGGACTTCTCACTTAGCTTCACACCAGCTGTGCGTGAGGTGGTGGAGTTTGCCAAACACATCCCAGGTTTCAGCTCTCTATCCCAAAATGATCAAGTCACCTTGTTAAAGGCTGGGACCTTTGAG GTGCTAATGGTGCGTTTCGCATCCCTGTTTAATGTCAAGGAGAAAACCGTAACGTTTATCTCTGGCACAACCTACAGCTTAGAAGCTCTAAAGAACATGGGAATGGGAGATCTGTTGGGAACCATGTTTGACTTCAGCGAGAAACTCAATGCCCTTGAGCTCTCTCCAGAGGAGTTGGGACTCTTTACTGCTGTGGTGTTGGTGTCTGCAG ATCGCTCTGGCATTGAGAACATCAACTCAGTGGAGATGCTCCAGGAGAGCCTGATCCGAGCCCTCCGTGCACTTGTCAGCAAGAGTGCTCCTGGTGATGCCTCACGTTTCACCAAGCTACTGCTCAAACTGCCAGACCTTCGCACCCTCAATAATATGCACTCTGAAAAGCTTCTCTCCTTCCGCATTGATGCCTGA
- the nr1d1 gene encoding nuclear receptor subfamily 1 group D member 1 isoform X2, translated as MYSENSNSSSLSLTQPCFGSSFPPSPNGSHDSSRMYTSSSSSSSSGSGEDGNSSCSGGSPRGRDEGTNARNSPNKSVATLTKLNGMVLLCKVCGDVASGFHYGVHACEGCKGFFRRSIQQNIQYKKCLKNETCTIMRINRNRCQQCRFKKCLSVGMSRDAVRFGRIPKREKQRMLAEMQSAMNNMVNNQLQSEFQLASIKSATPSSSSSSSSSPCPGLTVAPQPQPPAVPIAPSPSPPAPASPLAQPAQSPPLIATSPPPCHSPGVDTTITAITRAHRETFVYAHDKLGPAIRPHNNVDLGDQIGNRCSAGYHVNGHNTVYHNNNAGLQCNGFEVAPDNGHNLQSSPVSIQHHQGIPHQNNGRRLHNNNFFGDHQGKETSNNIQSQNCPWKNRKDILLACPMNMHPQADPNKTPQEIWEDFSLSFTPAVREVVEFAKHIPGFSSLSQNDQVTLLKAGTFEVLMVRFASLFNVKEKTVTFISGTTYSLEALKNMGMGDLLGTMFDFSEKLNALELSPEELGLFTAVVLVSADRSGIENINSVEMLQESLIRALRALVSKSAPGDASRFTKLLLKLPDLRTLNNMHSEKLLSFRIDA; from the exons ATGTACAGTGAGAATTCCAACAGCAGTTCTCTGTCACTGACGCAGCCGTGCTTCGGCTCATCTTTCCCACCTTCTCCCAATGGCTCCCATGATTCTTCACGCATGtacaccagcagcagcagcagcagcagctctggcTCTGGCGAGGATGGGAACTCATCATGCTCGGGAGGATCCCCAAGGGGTCGCGATGAAGGCACCAATGCACGCAACTCACCTAACAAATCAGTTGCTACGCTTACAA AGCTGAATGGGATGGTGTTACTCTGTAAGGTCTGCGGAGATGTGGCTTCAGGTTTTCACTACGGTGTCCATGCTTGTGAAGGCTGCAAG GGGTTCTTCCGTCGGAGCATCCAGCAAAACATTCAGTACAAAAAGTGCCTGAAGAATGAGACCTGTACTATTATGAGGATCAACCGCAATCGCTGTCAGCAGTGCCGTTTCAAGAAGTGCTTGTCTGTGGGCATGTCTCGGGATG ctGTCCGTTTCGGCCGCATCCCAAAACGTGAAAAGCAGCGCATGCTGGCTGAGATGCAGAGTGCCATGAATAACATGGTGAATAACCAGCTGCAGAGTGAATTCCAGCTGGCTAGTATCAAATCTGCCACCCCATCCTCTTCGTCATCTTCATCCTCATCACCCTGTCCAGGTCTAACTGTGGCCCCTCAGCCCCAGCCTCCTGCTGTGCCTATTGCGCCTTCCCCCTCCCCTCCTGCCCCTGCCTCCCCTCTAGCTCAGCCAGCTCAGAGCCCTCCTCTGATTGCCACATCCCCACCTCCATGCCACAGCCCTGGGGTGGACACCACCATAACTGCTATCACCCGAGCCCACCGTGAGACCTTTGTCTATGCTCACGATAAGCTAGGCCCAGCAATACGACCCCACAATAATGTTGATCTGGGTGACCAAATTGGCAATCGTTGCTCAGCTGGCTACCATGTTAATGGCCACAATACAGTCTACCACAATAATAATGCAGGCCTGCAGTGCAATGGCTTCGAAGTGGCACCTGATAATGGACATAACCTCCAATCCTCACCAGTTTCCATTCAGCACCATCAGGGGATACCACACCAGAACAATGGGCGACGCCTCCACAACAACAATTTCTTTGGGGATCATCAAGGCAAAGAGACCAGCAACAATATCCAGTCGCAAAACTGCCCATGGAAGAACCGCAAGGACATTCTTCTC GCTTGTCCAATGAATATGCATCCTCAGGCAGATCCTAACAAGACACCTCAGGAGATCTGGGAGGACTTCTCACTTAGCTTCACACCAGCTGTGCGTGAGGTGGTGGAGTTTGCCAAACACATCCCAGGTTTCAGCTCTCTATCCCAAAATGATCAAGTCACCTTGTTAAAGGCTGGGACCTTTGAG GTGCTAATGGTGCGTTTCGCATCCCTGTTTAATGTCAAGGAGAAAACCGTAACGTTTATCTCTGGCACAACCTACAGCTTAGAAGCTCTAAAGAACATGGGAATGGGAGATCTGTTGGGAACCATGTTTGACTTCAGCGAGAAACTCAATGCCCTTGAGCTCTCTCCAGAGGAGTTGGGACTCTTTACTGCTGTGGTGTTGGTGTCTGCAG ATCGCTCTGGCATTGAGAACATCAACTCAGTGGAGATGCTCCAGGAGAGCCTGATCCGAGCCCTCCGTGCACTTGTCAGCAAGAGTGCTCCTGGTGATGCCTCACGTTTCACCAAGCTACTGCTCAAACTGCCAGACCTTCGCACCCTCAATAATATGCACTCTGAAAAGCTTCTCTCCTTCCGCATTGATGCCTGA